In Xanthomonas fragariae, the genomic window CGTCTGGAAGACCTGGTCGCCCAGCTCAGCGACGGCGACTCGCCGGTGGAAACGCTGGAACACGAACACCAGGCCGCATTGAGCGAACGGGTGCGCACCGAGCGCGCGCTTGGCCAAGCGCGCACTATGCTCGAAAGCATCGACAGCGAACTGCGCAGCTTCGAACAAACGCGTCAGCAGCGCGACGAACAAGCGTTGGCGCAGCGCGAGCGCATCTCGCAGCGCAAGCTCGATCAGCAGGCCTTGGTGCTCAGCGCCGAGCAATTGTTGGCAGTGGTGGCGAAAGCCGGCTTCGTGCTGGAGGACGTGGTCAACGGCCTGCCCGAGTCGGCCGATGCTGCCGAATGGGAAGCGGCGGTCGACCAGATCGATGGGCGCATGCGCCGATTGGAGCCGGTCAACCTGGCGGCGATCCAGGAGTACGGGGAAGCCGCGCAGCGCTCGGAATATCTCGACGCGCAGAACCTCGATCTCAACACTGCACTGGAGGCGTTGGAAGAAGCTATCCGCAAGATCGACCGCGAAACCCGCGGCCGTTTCAAGGACACCTTCGATCGCGTCAATTCCGGCGTGCAGGCGCTGTATCCGCGCCTGTTCGGGGGGGGCATGCGTATCTGGAACTGACCGGCGAAGACCTGCTCGACACCGGCGTGACCATCATGGCGCGCCCGCCGGGCAAGCGCGTGTCCAGCATCTCGCTGCTGTCCGGTGGAGAGAAGGCGATGACCGCGGTGGCGCTGGTGTTTGCGATCTTCCAGCTCAACCCGGCGCCGTTCTGCCTGCTCGACGAGGTGGACGCACCGCTGGACGAAGCCAATGTCGGCCGCCTGGCCAATATGGTCCGCGAAATGAGCGAGAAGGTGCAGTTCCTGTTTGTCAGCCACAACAAGGCGACGATGGAAGCGGCGCGTCAGCTCTCCGGCGTGACCATGCGCGAGCCGGGCGTCAGTCGCCTGGTCAGTGTGGACCTGGAAGAAGCTGCACGTTTGGCGGGTGCGGCATGACGTGCCATGCTTGCCGGAATGATGACACCTGTCACTCTTATGCGGAGGCACGCTGAATGTCCGACATGGCAATGATCCGGATCGGAATCCTGATTTCTGGACTGCTGCTGGTCGCGGCCATCTTCCTGTTCGGTCGCCCGAAAAAAACGCCGCAAGGGCGCCGGGTCGACAAGGACGACGGAACGCTGCGCGAGCGTCGCGAGCCGGTGATTTCCGGCGACGTCAACGGGGACGGCGAGCCGTTCGAGCGCACTGAAAGCGCCGAGCAGAACGCGCTCGACCTGGATGATCCCGATGCCGTCGGCGGTAACGATGTCGGCAAGCGTCCGAACCAGGACTTCGACAAGATCGTGTCGTTGTTCGTGGCCGCCAAGGCGGGCCAGGTCTTGCGCGGCGAAGATGTGGTGGTCGCTGCCGAGAAGACCGGGCTCGTCTTCGGCCATATGAATGTGTTTCATCGATTGGTCGAAGGACACCCTGAGCGCGGGCCGATCTTCAGCATGGCCAGCATTCTCAAGCCCGGCAGTTTCGACATGGCCAATATCCGCGAGATGCAGACGCCTGCGATTGCGTTCTTTTTGACCTTGCCCGCACCGATGACCGCGCTGGATGCGTGGGAAAAAATGTTGCCCACCGTGCAACGCATGGCTGAACTGCTCGACGGTGTGGTGCTGGACGACAGCCGCAATGCGTTGGGTCGCCAACGCGTTGCGCATATCCGCGACGAACTACGCGCCTACGATCGCCAACACCAGGCGCCGCCGCTGACCAAGTCGCCGCGCTGGTGACTGCGCACTGCTGGTGATGCGCAGGTTGCTGGCGCCGACGCCGATCATGACCGTGTTCCTGCCGCACGTGATTGCACTGTTCGATGCCAAGTGCTGCGCTGAAGTCAGGTGTCCGTCGGTCCACCACTTGCGCCTCGGCATCGCCCGTTAGAATGGGCGGCCCAGAGCAAGCCCAGCGAGCGTATGACTGCCAGCCCGGATCCCGTTCAGCGCATCGATGCCTTGCGTCGTCGTCTCGAGGACGCGAACTATCGCTATCACGTGCTCGACGAGCCGCAGATGGCCGACGTCGACTACGACCAGTTGATGCGTGAACTGGAGGCGCTGGAAGCGGCGCATCCAGAGCTGGCCAGCGCCGATTCGCCAACCCAGCGCGTCGGCCATCTGGCTGCCTCGCGCTTTGCCGAAGTCCGGCATGTCTTGCCGATGCTGTCGCTGGACAAGGCCTTCAGCGATGAGGAGGTGGCCGAGTTCGTGCGCCGCATCAGCGAGCGGCTTGGAGTCAAACAGCCGCGGTTTTCGGCCGAAC contains:
- the zipA gene encoding cell division protein ZipA, coding for MSDMAMIRIGILISGLLLVAAIFLFGRPKKTPQGRRVDKDDGTLRERREPVISGDVNGDGEPFERTESAEQNALDLDDPDAVGGNDVGKRPNQDFDKIVSLFVAAKAGQVLRGEDVVVAAEKTGLVFGHMNVFHRLVEGHPERGPIFSMASILKPGSFDMANIREMQTPAIAFFLTLPAPMTALDAWEKMLPTVQRMAELLDGVVLDDSRNALGRQRVAHIRDELRAYDRQHQAPPLTKSPRW